The following coding sequences are from one Musa acuminata AAA Group cultivar baxijiao chromosome BXJ2-4, Cavendish_Baxijiao_AAA, whole genome shotgun sequence window:
- the LOC103981663 gene encoding uncharacterized protein LOC103981663 isoform X2 — MVVYAFAAAGYPDEWVHDAFFDPRLAATVLLSFRRGKRPEPESEGDEKPSTSATAADAPLPKWGRRIKRPRMMRLPRILSATRDEEMEDEAAEKRKGKRRASPQSPLEGYSSASGSDGEEGASSAEKPPKAPMSPFPATPSGDGRTKVVADLRAPLISSIPVSAPIRRPASRKMTKPELQAVERTLLEERANLHKDMEVLRRAVEELRADNRKLEMHLELSKLPITTVHMALEDVQLHGSCQPTTVQSSSLPGRKAFIAIPDLNDPLPDC; from the exons ATGGTCGTCTACGCCTTCGCCGCCGCTGGCTACCCCGACGAATGGGTGCACGACGCCTTTTTCGATCCCCGTCTCGCCGCGACCGTCCTCCTCAGCTTTCGCCGAGGCAAGCGCCCCGAGCCGGAGAGCGAGGGCGACGAGAAGCCGTCCACGTCGGCGACGGCGGCAGATGCGCCGTTGCCGAAGTGGGGAAGACGGATCAAGAGACCACGGATGATGAGGCTCCCGCGTATCCTCTCCGCGACGCGGGACGAGGAGATGGAGGACGAAGCggcggagaagaggaaggggaagaggaGGGCGAGCCCGCAGTCGCCTCTGGAGGGATACAGCAGTGCGTCGGGGAGCGACGGCGAGGAGGGGGCGAGCTCGGCGGAAAAGCCCCCGAAGGCGCCGATGTCCCCCTTCCCCGCCACCCCATCGGGAGACGGTCGCACCAAG GTGGTCGCGGACCTGCGTGCGCCGTTGATTTCGTCTATCCCGGTTTCGGCGCCCATCCGACGGCCAGCATCGAGGAAAATG ACGAAACCGGAGCTGCAGGCGGTAGAGAGGACTCTGCTGGAGGAGCGGGCGAATCTTCACAAG GACATGGAGGTTTTGCGGAGGGCTGTGGAGGAGCTGCGGGCTGATAACCGCAAGCTGGAG ATGCATTTGGAGTTGTCGAAGTTACCGATTACTACTGTTCACATGGCTCTTGAGGATGTTCAATTACATGGATCATGTCAACCCACCACCGTTCAATCTTCTTCACTACCTGGGCGCAAAGCTTTCATTGCAATACCAGATCTCAATGATCCCCTACCAGATTGTTGA
- the LOC103981663 gene encoding uncharacterized protein LOC103981663 isoform X1 — protein MVVYAFAAAGYPDEWVHDAFFDPRLAATVLLSFRRGKRPEPESEGDEKPSTSATAADAPLPKWGRRIKRPRMMRLPRILSATRDEEMEDEAAEKRKGKRRASPQSPLEGYSSASGSDGEEGASSAEKPPKAPMSPFPATPSGDGRTKVVADLRAPLISSIPVSAPIRRPASRKMTKPELQAVERTLLEERANLHKDMEVLRRAVEELRADNRKLEKMHLELSKLPITTVHMALEDVQLHGSCQPTTVQSSSLPGRKAFIAIPDLNDPLPDC, from the exons ATGGTCGTCTACGCCTTCGCCGCCGCTGGCTACCCCGACGAATGGGTGCACGACGCCTTTTTCGATCCCCGTCTCGCCGCGACCGTCCTCCTCAGCTTTCGCCGAGGCAAGCGCCCCGAGCCGGAGAGCGAGGGCGACGAGAAGCCGTCCACGTCGGCGACGGCGGCAGATGCGCCGTTGCCGAAGTGGGGAAGACGGATCAAGAGACCACGGATGATGAGGCTCCCGCGTATCCTCTCCGCGACGCGGGACGAGGAGATGGAGGACGAAGCggcggagaagaggaaggggaagaggaGGGCGAGCCCGCAGTCGCCTCTGGAGGGATACAGCAGTGCGTCGGGGAGCGACGGCGAGGAGGGGGCGAGCTCGGCGGAAAAGCCCCCGAAGGCGCCGATGTCCCCCTTCCCCGCCACCCCATCGGGAGACGGTCGCACCAAG GTGGTCGCGGACCTGCGTGCGCCGTTGATTTCGTCTATCCCGGTTTCGGCGCCCATCCGACGGCCAGCATCGAGGAAAATG ACGAAACCGGAGCTGCAGGCGGTAGAGAGGACTCTGCTGGAGGAGCGGGCGAATCTTCACAAG GACATGGAGGTTTTGCGGAGGGCTGTGGAGGAGCTGCGGGCTGATAACCGCAAGCTGGAG AAGATGCATTTGGAGTTGTCGAAGTTACCGATTACTACTGTTCACATGGCTCTTGAGGATGTTCAATTACATGGATCATGTCAACCCACCACCGTTCAATCTTCTTCACTACCTGGGCGCAAAGCTTTCATTGCAATACCAGATCTCAATGATCCCCTACCAGATTGTTGA